In Corvus cornix cornix isolate S_Up_H32 chromosome 17, ASM73873v5, whole genome shotgun sequence, the DNA window CAGCATAGTCCTTCCCCATCCTTTTAGCTGTGGCCCCAGCTCTAACACAATTTTAAGACACTAACCCTATTAGAAGCCAGAAAAGCTTTTACAGTACCTTGCCTCCCAGATGGAGATTTAATTATATTATACCCTGGACTGTTTAGACTTTTCATTATGAATGGACTTTCCGTAATAATAAGGGAAGCaagatttacatttttcttaaaagcagttttataaACAGATCTCCTGATTTTAATGTAGCTTTATTTAAGCATCTGAACATCAATAAATCCAGAGTCCAGTTAACATTGTTCATGGTTTCAgcatatttaatatatatatatatttcatatctTACATCTGATGAAGAGAGCCACACTGTGCCTTATTGCCCCAACATCCATGGGATCACCACAATCCACTAAGCCAGGGCACTTGCTGGCAGCTTGTCAGGAATCACTCTGGAGCTGGATGTAGCTTCCCCCTTTGTACACATGGGAGGCCTCCAAACTTCTCATGCCCCAGCTTGCAGTGCTGCACCTTGGAGCTGACCTGTTGATCTGATGCAGAGTGTTACAACCAGGACCTGTAGGTCCAGgagcctcctcttccttctgatGGAAAAGCACAGACCTTTGTGTCCTGGAGGCATCTTAACCACCCCACCTTAAGGACATGATTATCAGTAACTGTTACACATTATCTACCTCTGCCAGCCCAGAAGGTTGAGGGGTTTTTGTCAAATACTGCCAAACAGGTCAAACTTGTTTCAGTAAAGGCTGCTCTGTTCCAGGAAGCCAGAAGAGCTCAGTCCACAGAGGATTCTCATTCTCCTCCTTAACACCAAAGGaatgaaaaggggaagaaacagGAGGACAAGGTTTCTTTTCCAGCACCAGATTCAATGAGCATTAGCCTCTTATTTAGGTCAAGAGGTGTAACAGGAACTGACAGCTTTTAAAGTGAGGGCAACAACAGAAGAGAACAATCAAGCAGCTCTCTAGACTGCATCCATGAAAAACACTGGCAGAGCATTGAACAACTTAATTTAACAAGGGAAGGCAGGATGGGGGACAAGATATACAGAGGAAACCCAAATTTCCTCTCCAACCCCATGAGAGCCCCTGACACACTGGCCAGTTGTACATTCCTACTTGATATGCAACAAAATACCAGCAATTCAAAAGTAGCTTGGAACTAAAAGCCAGATCCTGAAGCAACTCGATGCTTCCGAGAAAGCAGATAGACAGTCCAACTGCTTTTTATCCAGGTCTCCCACTTACACTATAACCATCCATTTCAGAACAGGCTAAAGCTCTGGAATTGTGTCAGTTAGTGCCTCCAGGACACCAGCTGGAGAAGGATGCTGTGATCTACTCACCCAAGCAAGTGACTTGAAACCATTACAGTAGTGCAATCTTAACGGAGCAGATAGTTTGGTTCCTtctccaggagcagaggagaaggtgGGGAGTGtgcaaaggggaaagaaaattagtaaaaaaaaaaaaaaaaaattctgccttcaAGCAGCTGCGAGATGTTTATCTCCCAAATCCTAATGCCAGCATCTAGATAAAATCAGCTGTCTGTGTCCTATCCCACCCCAATCTGGGGCCTCGCTGCCTGAATCTGAGTCAGAGGGGAGCAGTACCAGGTGTCACAGAGATGGAGGTTCAAGAGGTTTCCTCCAAGAGGTTTCCTTGTCTTGATCTTTGCTTGCAGGACACTGGACTCCCTCACTCCCTGACACATATAAGCCCTATTAGGAGCAATGCAGCAATCCCCACAttcattttctcctccaaaCATCTTTTCTTCTCACCAGCACCATCCACCTCACCCCAAGTCCTGTCCAGAAGAACAGCAACACCTCTAAATccccccaggccctgctcagagGCCAATTAATCTGTCTTGATCCTCATCCTGATCCCAAGCCTCCCCCATCCTGCATCTGAGGCAAGAAGCTGACTCATTCAGAGTCATGTTTGTCAAGGACTCCTTGGCCAGTCTGATAGTGATCGGAGTGGAGAAAGGGGAGCATCTGGGTGAAAGGGGACTGAAATGGCCTTTTGCTTCCTTCTAGTTGATAAGaggcttttcccttttctcGGGGGGTTCAAGCTTGCTCTTTGTCTGCCCTCCACAGGCGCTCTTTGACTTCCAAGGGCAGGGTGTTGAACAGGTCCTCCTCCACCACGAGCCCACTGCGTTTCAGCAGCGGGCactctcccagctccacaggcagGCACTCCAGGCGGTTCCCTCGAAGCTCGATCTGTGAGAGATTCGTCAGCTCTCCCACCCGGGAGGGCAGTGACTGCAGCACGTTGTTTCCCAGGTTCAAGGTTCTCAGCTTCCTGCATTGGAACAGCTCTGGTGGGAGACTttcaatctgaaaaaaagaaaccaatcATAGGGAAGGTCACCAGCTAACACGGAGACACGTTCACAAGTGACTGACAAGCCAACACGAAGCTCCAAGGTTTAGAGTCACTGTTTTTAATCATCCACTTCTCCCTTGAGTGAGTTCCTGCTTTCTGAGCTTACTGCTTTGGGCGCTTCCAGCACCATGATTTTATGGATTCCACTGCACTAGTTACAAGAGATCACCAGTGATGGTGGCTAAAACAGATATTGTCTCCAAGGCCAGAATTAGAAGACCAGAAACCTGCTCACAGCTGGCCTATGCTGTCACATGCTTCCATCTGTATTGGCTTCTTTCCATCCCAAATCCTTTACTTTGTCATTGGATCTTAGTTCCTTTGCTTTAAGAAGCCATTCTACAGTTGACATTATACTGAACAAAGACTGGATTTACACAGGACTTCTAGTTTGGCTGTAAGACGAGCAGAGGCTACATGGGTACAACCTCCAGGCCCTGAGAACTGGGAATCTTCTTCCATCATTTCTGTAGGGCTGTGAAACATTGCAAAGACTTTCTAGGCTCCAAGTCATAGGGGTTTTTATACAGtgccaaaataaaacaacaacaagaaatGAAGCCACCAGCTGTTAGCTTTCCCAGCACCACCTTCAGGTAACCATGAATCATTAATTTAATAAGGCTTATTTCTAGCAAATCCTTGTAATAGTCCAGTCCTCCCAAAGAATTTCATTCCATGGCTAAGGTTTAGCGAACACTAGGCTAGAAACCAAATGTAGCAACTCCAGAGTCTCCCCTTAATACAAAGTCTCAGCTTGGAGGCTATCATTTGCCTTTAAAAGCAAACACGACCTTTCTAAAACTCAAACTATGTATCATTCATGGCTAAATTAGCCTGCAATCCATTCCGAATGAGGAGGAGTCTAAGGAAAAGCCAAGATGAAACCCGACCAATTAGAGACAACTGAATGCAGTCATTGTTACTGGTACTGGAGTGCTTTGCAAATAGCAACATATGATCACAGACTCTTGAAAATAATAGAGTTATTTGAGGGACAAGTATTGGTTTAGGAAGGAAGCAATGTGTTATAACAGCCTGCTTTCCAGAACGGGACAGTagtgccagccagctccagaaGCCTCTATTTACTAAGACTGCTGAGCTACGAGAGGACATTTGAGATAATTCCTGGCCTTGGGAAGTGCCAGTCTACCAGTCCTTGTGTTTCTTGCTGTCACCATTTACTGGGAGTAACCAGGCTGTCAGAGCCCCAGTGTAATTCTGGCTTGCCCAGGTACCAGCAGAGGACACAAACAGGTTGGCTGTTCCATTGGGTCCTCATcaccttttgtttctgaacacaCCGGAGCAAAGGCTGCTCCATCTTTCCTGTTgcatggggctttttttccagagagaaatGGGTGGTGCcacacagtgctgcagaaaatgcagctgcCTCTAACTCCTCTCATCCAAGAAATGCTCCACCCCAAAACTGCAGAGGATACACTGCAGATTAACCCTTGGGAAGCTGTGCTAGGAAGGCTGCCAGAAGGCAAACGGTGCAGAATTATCTGAGTTCTGAACAGTAACATACCACAAAGTTTACCAGAGCTTCAGCCACCCACACAAACAGACACACAACCATCCAGTGCCAGGAAACCCCAGTGAGCAGCTGTTCAGCTGGAATTGCTGAACAACTGCCCCTTGTCTGCCCCTATGCTGCAGAGGCACAACAAGCTTTCAGACACTAACCTCAAAATGTGGCTGGAGTTTTAGGAACCCTAATACTGAAATGCATTAGCAATTAAATACTTGATTTGAGAGCGCTTCTGTGAAAAGCCAAACCACACTCAAGTTGCTCTGTGTCTCTCACAAGCAAACTGGCAGTGTTCAGCCAGGAACAGATCTTGCCAATAGCAGGAAGGACCTTGATATATGACAGTGAAAACTAGCACTGCTCCAGGACAATTCTGCTTGGTCTCAGAAGAACTCAGAAGCACCTAATTACGTCTGTTTGCAATTTGTACTTATGTTAGAGGCTCTTTCAACTTTAGGCGAtaataaagggaaaaagagagtCTCACAGGAATTAGCAGATAGAATGAATGAAAGTCTCAACTTTGCCAGACATGGTAAACGAAGTCTCCTTAGTCTTAaataaaggaacagaaaacCTGACATGGGTATAGTTTGCTTTAAGCAAATAAACACCCTCCAACACAAGCCAAGAAACATCTTATGGTAAccaagcagcagagcacacTTGGTCATCCTCTGTAATCTGCCCTGCACTtaagactgaaacaaaaagtaCATGTTTACAAGACCAAACTATGGAGTACTCCCTGCAAATGCAAAGTACTCTAAGGAAAGCTGTAAGCCACAGACGTGCATTCCCCACATGGCTGCTCCCATAGTGTACATACATGTCTGAAGTAGACAGGTTTAAGCACATGGTTTTAGATTAAGACTACAGTTTCTCAGATCTCCATTTTAAGCCCAAAATCAATGTCAATCTAGAGACTACATGCTTCCAACTGCAGAGAAACAACTGACTTGCAGAGTTTCTAAACAGCCTCCAACCGGCACTTGGAAGCAGTCTCACCATTAAGAGAAGAAATGCAACAGAACAAGGGCTCTTGGAAGACAGGCTTGCCTTAGATAAACCCCTCAGCAAGATACAAAAGCAGTGCCAGTCGTATCCACAGACCATTGTAGCACGTTTAATCACCCAGATAACAGACGTGCCAGTGCTATTTCCTCACACAGCAACTCAGCTCTTTGCTCACTTACCCTGTTGGCTGTCACAGCCAGATTCTGCAGGTTTTGAAGAAGTCCAACATCTGGTGGTATGAAAGTTAAGTTGTTGTGGCTGAGATCCAAGTACCGAAGTTTTCGGCAATAGAAGAGCTGGGTAGGGATCTTTTCTATCTTGTTACGGTTCAGGTAAAGGCGTTCTAAGTTGGTCAGGTTGCCTATCTGCATGGGGATGTAGGCAATGTGGTTGTACCACAATTTAAGGCAAGTGAGACGATGTAGGTGCTGGAAGCTGATGATTTCCTCAATGGTCTTTAGGTTGTTGTCCTTCAGGTCTATTTCCTGCAGATTGTGGAGGCTAAAGATTGAGTGAGGAATGCGTTCCAAGTCACACCGGATCAGCTCAAGCTCTGTCAGGTTGACCATCTTCTTAAGGCTGTTGAGGACAATGAGCTTGGTGCCCTCATTGTTGATGGAAAGCTTCTGAAGATGCACACCAACATCTGTCACCACCTGTGGCAGCTTGGTGAGGTTACTCTTCATCCTCAACACCTTCAGCCTCTTCAGCTCCCTCAGTCCATCTATCACAATGTACCGGTTATTTTCAGCGCTCAAATTCCCTGTCAGGTGAAGCTCCTCTAGTGTCTTCAGGCTATAAATCCAAAGAGGAATCTCCTTAATGTCTGTGAACTTGATGTGGAGAGATTTCAAATTCTCCCTCAAAAAGGCAAGGGCTGGAGCCTCAATTTTGGCAGCTGTGTGGTAGAGCCACAGTTCCTTAAGGCTGGTGAGCTGGGCAATGCTGGGGGGAATAGTGACATCAGGGATAAGCTCCAGCTTCAAGACCTCCAATTCAATGAGGTCAAATACTGTGTCAGGAATGCCACTCAGCATGAAAAGATGCAATTCCAGCTTATCCTGAGAGTTTTTGGTGATCCTCTGGCGTAGTTTCTCCAAAGTCCACTCATTGTTGAGGTTCAGCTGCCGCAATTTGTTCTCACTCACCTCTGACAGAAAGACAGCAAAGCGCTTGGAGTAGAGGGGGTCGTACTGATCGATCAGATGGAGCATAAAAGCAAAGTCATTTTTCACATCAGGAATGTCACTGTAACTGCTCTCCTCCCGGATGGACTCAAAGGAGTATTTCTTGAGTGACCGCCTCAACATCCACCACAGCGTGTACATGCAGATCAAACCATAGAAAATCACCAGACTGATGTAGAAAGACGCCAAGATTTTGAAGAGAGTGGCCAAAGGATGAGCACAGCGGTACATTCTGTAGCCAGTCAAGCTCTCAATGTCCACTTTACAGTCCACATCAAATGTTATGTTGTTGACATAGTACACAGTATAGCATATGATGAGAATGAACTTGATTACTTTGATTATGGTCTGTCTCATGTACAGGCGATAAACTATGTCTCCCTCTTCCACATGAGTACGAAACTTTTTCACTTTCTCAAAGAGTGCTTTGGCCTGCTCACCTTCCTTTTTGTCCAAGACACCAGTCTCAGACCTGTCCACAATCCCTTGCTCAATTCGAGACTTTGTTCTCTGCAGCATGGGAACAGTGGCTTCCACATCCTCACTGACCGTGGAGGATTTCTTGTCCATGGAGCCATTCATTTTTCCAAATGCTGGTTTGGTATCACTCTCTTCCACCACTGTCTCAGACAACGCTCTCGTTGTCCATGGAGAGTCAAAACACTTGAGCAAAATAGACACAAAATGCTCTAGCTTGGAGCTGGTCCTTGGGAACTTGAACCAGAAGTTGCTACAAGCCAGAAATATGAGGGTATGTAGCAGCACTAGATAAGGAAAATACTTGGCAAACCAGTGAAGACGGTTCTCGTAACACACCGCATCCACATAGTTGTACTGGTGCCGGTCCAGATCATATCGGATCCCTGTAGGCCCGGAATCAGCAGAGGGAACAAGACTAGTGTTGTAGTAGGTACGCTCCGGGGCTGCCGCTGTCCATCCCCTGACAGAGTCATTGCAAGAGTCTTTGGTAACCCATTTACAGGGCAAACAAATCATTTTGTCCTGGGTGACCTGAAGCGTTCCTCCGAACACGGCGATCATCAGCATCACTATGGAAATGTAATCCGTGAAGACGTCCCACCACGGCTTCAGGATGCGATAGGCTGGCTGAGTATCAGCAAAGTAGCGCAGCTCAGTGACTGGAATCATGATTCACctggaagaaaaccagaaacagcTTAAAGGGTTTTGTTATGCTCTTCAAGAGGGCAGGAGAAAACACACGTTAAGTGCTGGTATAGCAAGACTGGAATTAGCTGAGACGCAATTTCAAGTaactgagaaaaatgaatgaggCTGCCTGTGAGTCATCGGCTATGGCCCAGGCAATGAAGTTTGTTCAGCCTTCCCTGACAAACAAATTGTCACAAAACCTCAGAACTGGTACTTACTGTTAGCAGTCTGTAGGGCAAGATACACTTAAAGAAAGATCACAGGGCAGACTTAACTCCCTTGACCAGACCACTATTTGGAAATTTACTGTTTTATCTAGGGATTTTATTTCAGGGATGAAGGAGTTTGCCAGCACCATTAGAAGTGATAAAATCTACATACAGAGCCTATTTATCATTGTTTTGTTACTGCTTCTACATAAAAATTCTGCATATGGCTGGTTCTCAGATTGAAGGGGCAAGGAAAAAGATCTACGTACAATACAGTTGTATTTCCCATAACCACTTCATTGATGCAACTCATTATGACATTCATTAAGcaagctggaaaagagaagaaacattgTTCAGTATCATGACTTTTCCAAGTAAGTAACTTTGGCTTCCTTCCTTTGTGTAAACTCTCCAAGGAAAGATTAGCTACTTGCCATCTGATAAATTGAGTACTGAAATGCTGTAGCAGCTGGGTTTGTTGCCTTACTTACTTGAAAAACAGAGGAAGGGGGAAACATATTTCGAAGAATTTTCTGCTCTGACCAGCCACTCCCACCTACAGTTCATCTCAGCTGGGATTTAAGTGtcacaaaggaaaccaaaagGTTCTGGGAAGCACAGGCCTGATGGCAATGCTTGTTGTGTCCTTCAGACTTCCAGATGAAACTTTGAGCATGCTCTTCAACAAGCCATAGAAAGCCCTGAAGCCTGATTGATCCATGGATAATGGAGCTCACAAAACTCCCCTATTTGACAGGTAACACAGAAGAATATGAAGTCACTGTAACTCATTCTAATGATGGTGAAAAAGCAGTAATACCACAGCATCTTTCTAGCAAAGTTCGGGAGCAGGACAAGCACTAATCTTTCAGTCACTTTGAAACTTACACAATTCAAgtataaaggagaaaaaaaaaattcaatcgTTGTTACCCCAAGCTGTAAGATTTCATTTGTGCAGACAGTCCAACAAGTCCTGGGGGGACTGAAAGCTCAGTATCACTGGCTGGGACAAAGCTTTC includes these proteins:
- the LRRC8A gene encoding volume-regulated anion channel subunit LRRC8A; this translates as MIPVTELRYFADTQPAYRILKPWWDVFTDYISIVMLMIAVFGGTLQVTQDKMICLPCKWVTKDSCNDSVRGWTAAAPERTYYNTSLVPSADSGPTGIRYDLDRHQYNYVDAVCYENRLHWFAKYFPYLVLLHTLIFLACSNFWFKFPRTSSKLEHFVSILLKCFDSPWTTRALSETVVEESDTKPAFGKMNGSMDKKSSTVSEDVEATVPMLQRTKSRIEQGIVDRSETGVLDKKEGEQAKALFEKVKKFRTHVEEGDIVYRLYMRQTIIKVIKFILIICYTVYYVNNITFDVDCKVDIESLTGYRMYRCAHPLATLFKILASFYISLVIFYGLICMYTLWWMLRRSLKKYSFESIREESSYSDIPDVKNDFAFMLHLIDQYDPLYSKRFAVFLSEVSENKLRQLNLNNEWTLEKLRQRITKNSQDKLELHLFMLSGIPDTVFDLIELEVLKLELIPDVTIPPSIAQLTSLKELWLYHTAAKIEAPALAFLRENLKSLHIKFTDIKEIPLWIYSLKTLEELHLTGNLSAENNRYIVIDGLRELKRLKVLRMKSNLTKLPQVVTDVGVHLQKLSINNEGTKLIVLNSLKKMVNLTELELIRCDLERIPHSIFSLHNLQEIDLKDNNLKTIEEIISFQHLHRLTCLKLWYNHIAYIPMQIGNLTNLERLYLNRNKIEKIPTQLFYCRKLRYLDLSHNNLTFIPPDVGLLQNLQNLAVTANRIESLPPELFQCRKLRTLNLGNNVLQSLPSRVGELTNLSQIELRGNRLECLPVELGECPLLKRSGLVVEEDLFNTLPLEVKERLWRADKEQA